The Pyrococcus horikoshii OT3 genome includes a window with the following:
- a CDS encoding radical SAM protein: MLAFGPVPSRRLGRSLGVNNIPAKICSYACVYCQIGKTLKMEVERRKFYEPERIYNDVSAKVKSGERIDYITFVPDGEPTLDINLGKEAEMLRDFGIKLAILTNSSLIWREDVREDLMNFDLVSLKLDAVSDDIWRKVNRPHKSLSLEKILEGMLDFRKEFKGTIITETMLINIDYGEELEKIATFLKELKPDKAYIAIPTRPPAESWVKPASEVIINKAYQLFSEALGEERVEYLIGYEGNAFAFTGNVEEDLLSITAVHPMREEAVRELLRKAGASWDVVEKMIKEGKLIELEYNGKKFYMRKLGSR; encoded by the coding sequence ATGTTAGCTTTCGGTCCCGTGCCTTCAAGGAGGTTGGGGAGGAGCTTAGGGGTTAACAACATTCCGGCAAAGATATGTTCTTACGCCTGTGTCTACTGCCAGATAGGTAAAACCTTGAAGATGGAAGTTGAAAGAAGGAAGTTCTACGAACCTGAGAGGATATACAACGATGTTTCTGCTAAAGTGAAAAGCGGTGAAAGAATAGATTACATAACCTTCGTTCCAGATGGGGAACCCACTCTTGACATTAACCTAGGTAAAGAAGCTGAAATGCTAAGGGATTTTGGCATTAAACTAGCAATTCTAACAAATTCCTCCTTGATATGGAGGGAAGATGTTAGGGAGGATTTGATGAACTTCGATCTTGTCTCCCTTAAACTTGACGCTGTAAGCGATGATATCTGGAGGAAGGTAAACAGGCCTCACAAGAGCCTAAGCCTCGAGAAAATCCTTGAGGGAATGCTGGATTTCAGGAAAGAGTTCAAGGGGACGATAATTACCGAGACGATGCTCATAAATATAGATTATGGAGAAGAATTGGAGAAAATTGCAACTTTTCTCAAGGAGTTAAAGCCCGATAAAGCCTACATAGCGATACCGACGAGGCCTCCAGCTGAAAGCTGGGTGAAGCCTGCTAGTGAAGTTATTATAAATAAAGCTTACCAACTCTTCTCTGAGGCCCTGGGAGAAGAGAGGGTTGAGTACCTCATAGGTTATGAAGGAAACGCCTTCGCATTCACGGGGAACGTTGAGGAGGATTTGCTAAGCATAACTGCGGTTCATCCTATGCGGGAGGAAGCCGTGAGGGAGTTGCTTAGAAAAGCTGGTGCATCCTGGGATGTTGTTGAGAAGATGATCAAAGAGGGAAAGCTGATAGAGCTCGAATACAACGGAAAGAAGTTCTATATGAGGAAACTTGGGAGCAGATGA
- a CDS encoding ATP-binding protein has protein sequence MSIQKFVDRERELAFLEERYASGNAELLIIYGRRRIGKTELLLHFARNKEHVYFLASEKPYRDNLRELQRMMGDFLGDRLFSRVEFSDIDELLIEFSKRVQGRRVVLIIDEFPYLIEHYKPVLSLIQRAWDMELSKSDLMLILCGSSVSSMETEVLGYKSPLYGRRTGQWKVGELPFWSLREFFPSYSTEELVKVYGVLGGIPAYLLQFNPEKNFDENVVEKVLSKGAFLYEEAEILLKEEMREPANYFIILQAIASGRSRFGEIVNATGLDKSLVSKYLNVLEKLGMVEREVPVTASRKEALKRGRYSITDNYLAFWFRYVLPNKSYLEAGLGKEIWERSKEDFKEYMGGVFERLLRKPEVFTKLTDFRFSRVGRWWYKNEEIDLVALNEREKKVLFIEVKWKDLSKREARGILKDLERKAKLVELDNWEKYYGLVTKSLEGKEKLREESYLVWDLKDFEDPKRS, from the coding sequence ATGAGTATACAAAAGTTCGTGGACAGGGAGAGGGAGCTGGCCTTCCTTGAGGAAAGATACGCCTCAGGAAACGCAGAACTCCTGATAATTTATGGACGAAGGAGAATAGGGAAAACAGAGCTTCTCCTGCACTTTGCTAGGAATAAAGAGCATGTTTATTTTCTGGCAAGCGAGAAGCCCTACCGGGACAACCTTCGCGAGCTTCAGAGAATGATGGGAGACTTTCTTGGAGATAGACTGTTTTCGAGGGTAGAGTTCAGCGATATAGATGAGCTCCTCATCGAGTTTTCGAAGAGAGTTCAGGGAAGGAGAGTAGTTCTCATTATTGACGAGTTTCCCTATCTAATCGAGCATTATAAGCCTGTATTGTCTCTTATCCAGAGGGCATGGGATATGGAGCTCTCGAAGAGCGATCTAATGCTGATCCTCTGCGGATCGAGCGTCTCCTCTATGGAAACCGAAGTTCTCGGCTACAAAAGCCCACTCTATGGAAGGAGGACTGGCCAGTGGAAGGTTGGTGAGCTTCCCTTCTGGAGCTTAAGGGAGTTCTTCCCAAGCTATTCTACCGAGGAGCTTGTGAAAGTTTACGGTGTCCTCGGGGGGATTCCTGCATATCTTCTCCAATTTAATCCAGAGAAGAACTTCGACGAGAACGTTGTGGAGAAGGTTCTCTCGAAGGGGGCTTTCCTCTATGAGGAGGCCGAGATACTCCTGAAGGAAGAGATGCGAGAACCGGCGAACTATTTCATAATACTCCAGGCAATTGCAAGCGGAAGGAGCAGGTTTGGTGAGATAGTGAACGCCACGGGCCTTGATAAGAGTCTCGTGTCTAAGTACCTTAACGTCCTTGAAAAACTTGGAATGGTAGAGAGGGAGGTACCGGTTACGGCCTCAAGGAAGGAAGCCTTAAAGCGGGGCAGGTACTCGATAACGGATAACTATCTAGCCTTCTGGTTCCGCTACGTTCTCCCGAACAAGAGCTATCTTGAGGCCGGACTGGGCAAAGAGATCTGGGAGCGCTCCAAGGAGGATTTCAAGGAATACATGGGAGGAGTCTTTGAACGCCTCTTGAGAAAACCCGAGGTCTTCACAAAGCTGACTGACTTTAGGTTCAGTAGGGTTGGGAGGTGGTGGTATAAGAACGAGGAGATTGATTTGGTGGCTTTGAATGAGCGCGAGAAGAAAGTCCTCTTTATAGAGGTGAAGTGGAAGGATTTGAGCAAGAGGGAAGCAAGAGGAATTTTGAAGGACTTAGAACGGAAAGCCAAGCTTGTCGAACTAGACAATTGGGAAAAATATTACGGATTAGTAACTAAAAGCCTCGAGGGAAAAGAGAAGCTTAGAGAAGAGAGTTACCTCGTATGGGACTTGAAAGATTTCGAGGATCCTAAGAGGTCTTGA
- a CDS encoding 50S ribosomal protein L15e, translating into MGMYKYIREAWKSPKKSYVGQLLKQRMIKWRREPSVVRIERPTRLDRARALGYQAKQGYIIVRVRVRRGGRKRPRWKGGRKPSKMGQVKYSPKKSLQWIAEEKAARKFPNLEVLNSYWVGEDGMYKWFEVIMVDPHHPVIKSDPKIAWIALKHHKGRVFRGLTSAGKKGRGLRNKGKGAEKIRPSIRANEGKGK; encoded by the coding sequence ATGGGAATGTATAAGTATATTAGGGAAGCTTGGAAGAGTCCCAAGAAGAGTTACGTCGGTCAACTTTTAAAGCAAAGGATGATAAAGTGGAGAAGGGAACCCTCTGTAGTTAGGATAGAAAGGCCAACCAGGCTTGACAGGGCTAGGGCTTTGGGATACCAAGCAAAGCAAGGTTACATCATCGTAAGGGTTAGGGTTAGGAGAGGAGGTAGAAAGAGGCCCAGGTGGAAGGGTGGAAGGAAGCCAAGTAAGATGGGTCAGGTTAAGTACTCACCAAAGAAGTCGTTACAATGGATTGCAGAGGAAAAAGCTGCAAGAAAGTTCCCAAACCTTGAGGTTCTCAACAGCTATTGGGTTGGAGAAGATGGAATGTACAAGTGGTTTGAGGTAATAATGGTCGATCCTCACCACCCAGTTATTAAGTCAGATCCTAAGATCGCCTGGATCGCCCTTAAGCACCACAAGGGTAGGGTGTTTAGAGGTCTTACCTCCGCTGGAAAGAAGGGTAGGGGACTTAGGAACAAGGGTAAGGGAGCTGAGAAAATTAGGCCAAGCATTAGGGCTAATGAGGGTAAAGGTAAGTGA
- a CDS encoding M24 family metallopeptidase: MRLEKFIHLLGERGFDGALISPGTNLYYLTGLRLHEVGERLAILAVSAEGDYRFLAPSLYENVVNNFPATFWHDGENPYAKLREILEELGISKGRILIEDTMRADWLIGIMKLGKFTFQPLSSLIKELRMIKDKEEVKMMEHASRIADKVFEEILTWDLIGMKERELALKIELLIRELSDGIAFEPIVASGENAANPHHEPGERKIRKGDIIILDYGARWKGYCSDITRTIGLGELDERLVKIYEVVKDAQESAFKAVREGIKAKDVDSRAREVISKAGYGEYFIHRTGHGLGLDVHEEPYIGPDGEVILKNGMTFTIEPGIYVPGLGGVRIEDDIVVDEGKGRRLTKAERELIIL; encoded by the coding sequence ATGAGGCTTGAAAAGTTCATTCACCTTTTAGGAGAGAGAGGATTCGATGGAGCCCTCATAAGCCCAGGAACGAACCTCTACTACCTTACGGGTTTGAGGTTGCACGAGGTTGGGGAAAGACTAGCAATCCTCGCAGTTTCAGCAGAAGGAGATTACCGGTTTTTAGCTCCCAGCCTATATGAAAACGTCGTAAATAACTTTCCAGCTACCTTCTGGCACGACGGTGAGAATCCCTACGCCAAGCTTAGAGAAATACTAGAAGAGCTAGGAATTTCTAAGGGTAGAATATTGATCGAGGATACGATGAGGGCGGATTGGCTAATAGGGATAATGAAGCTAGGTAAGTTTACCTTTCAGCCTTTGAGTTCGCTAATTAAAGAGCTAAGGATGATAAAGGATAAGGAAGAGGTAAAGATGATGGAGCACGCTTCAAGAATAGCCGACAAGGTCTTCGAGGAGATCTTAACTTGGGACCTCATAGGGATGAAGGAGAGGGAGCTTGCACTAAAGATAGAACTCCTAATAAGGGAGCTCTCCGATGGAATAGCATTCGAACCTATAGTAGCTTCTGGGGAAAATGCCGCCAATCCCCACCATGAACCGGGTGAGAGGAAGATCAGGAAAGGAGACATCATTATCTTAGATTACGGTGCGAGATGGAAAGGTTACTGCTCGGATATAACGAGAACTATAGGCTTAGGGGAACTTGACGAAAGGTTGGTTAAGATCTACGAGGTAGTTAAGGATGCCCAAGAGAGTGCTTTTAAAGCAGTCAGGGAGGGAATAAAAGCTAAAGATGTTGACTCCAGGGCGAGGGAAGTTATCTCCAAGGCTGGCTACGGTGAATACTTCATCCACAGAACTGGTCATGGCTTAGGTCTCGACGTTCATGAAGAGCCGTACATAGGCCCGGATGGTGAAGTGATACTCAAGAATGGGATGACGTTCACGATAGAACCTGGAATTTACGTTCCAGGCTTGGGAGGAGTGAGGATAGAGGATGACATTGTAGTTGATGAGGGAAAGGGAAGAAGGCTAACTAAAGCTGAAAGAGAGTTAATTATCCTCTAG
- the hycI gene encoding hydrogenase maturation peptidase HycI — protein sequence MKVVICCIGNELKGDDAFGILVYEMLKGKIRDEALLINCGNVPENYIGKIIDADPDLVILVDAVHFGGKPGELVIVDPEETLGEAFSTHSLPLKVLTKFIRENTRAKVLLLGCQPRNVEFLGVVSEEVKAAAERATNYIVRLLGNYV from the coding sequence ATGAAGGTCGTAATCTGCTGTATTGGAAATGAACTCAAAGGTGATGACGCTTTTGGAATTCTTGTATATGAAATGCTTAAGGGTAAAATTAGGGATGAAGCTCTCCTCATAAACTGCGGTAACGTTCCTGAAAATTACATTGGAAAAATAATTGATGCAGATCCCGATTTGGTTATACTTGTTGATGCGGTTCACTTCGGAGGAAAGCCAGGTGAGCTAGTAATCGTCGATCCAGAGGAGACCTTGGGAGAAGCTTTCTCTACTCATAGCTTACCCCTAAAGGTTCTAACTAAATTCATAAGGGAGAATACTAGGGCCAAGGTTTTACTTCTAGGTTGCCAGCCCAGGAATGTTGAGTTCCTTGGAGTGGTTAGTGAAGAGGTAAAGGCTGCTGCTGAGAGGGCAACTAATTACATAGTTAGATTATTAGGTAATTATGTGTAG
- a CDS encoding DUF2250 domain-containing protein, translating into MGREHYQKLKLLPIHLYILVHLKKASVDYAKMMARMSKLPLPLIEDAIKDLIEIGLIERDSGSTIKRSRAKFKKAFEVHKHHTYYRLSREGELFVRKINEEWLGEYFNRLIPNGWEVIRILKRVKSFSELPEKFKSDEVKDELVLYHLITPNSKVTKFFRLLCEFLGI; encoded by the coding sequence ATGGGAAGAGAGCATTATCAAAAACTTAAACTTCTTCCAATTCACCTTTATATCTTAGTTCATCTAAAGAAAGCTAGTGTGGACTATGCCAAGATGATGGCAAGGATGAGTAAACTACCTCTTCCCCTCATTGAGGATGCTATAAAGGATCTCATTGAAATTGGATTAATAGAGCGAGATTCAGGGAGCACAATAAAGAGGAGTAGAGCGAAGTTTAAGAAAGCTTTTGAAGTACACAAGCATCACACTTACTATCGCCTCTCGCGAGAGGGCGAGTTGTTCGTTAGGAAAATCAATGAGGAGTGGCTGGGAGAATATTTTAATAGGTTGATCCCCAATGGATGGGAAGTAATAAGGATTCTTAAAAGAGTAAAATCATTCAGCGAACTACCAGAGAAATTTAAGAGTGATGAGGTTAAGGATGAGCTAGTCCTTTATCACCTGATAACTCCAAACAGCAAAGTAACTAAATTTTTCAGGCTCCTTTGCGAATTCTTAGGAATTTAG
- the mobA gene encoding molybdenum cofactor guanylyltransferase MobA: MKLIAAVLAGGKSRRFGEDKLLFEINGKPLILHTIDRLEKCNLIKRVVIVASSHNEKVMREFGYEVIVDELEIGPISGLYSALSLGEVLVVGGDMPSLIPEFIDYIIKEFNNSRKIACVPRWSNGYLEPLHAAYSREFREILGERIRKGKYKLGDAIREIPNVCYISIEKLPVEWRESFFNVNRKEDLHIIT; this comes from the coding sequence ATGAAACTCATAGCAGCGGTGCTTGCTGGGGGTAAAAGTAGAAGGTTCGGAGAAGATAAGCTTCTATTTGAGATTAATGGGAAGCCCCTCATCCTTCACACCATTGACAGACTTGAGAAATGCAATTTAATTAAGAGGGTCGTCATAGTAGCATCCTCACATAACGAGAAAGTTATGAGAGAGTTCGGGTATGAGGTTATAGTAGATGAGCTTGAGATAGGACCTATCTCCGGTTTGTACTCTGCACTATCCCTGGGGGAAGTCCTTGTCGTCGGTGGGGATATGCCATCCTTAATTCCAGAATTCATTGATTATATAATTAAAGAATTCAATAATTCAAGGAAAATTGCATGCGTGCCAAGATGGAGCAATGGGTACCTAGAACCACTACATGCAGCGTACTCCAGGGAGTTCAGGGAAATTCTGGGAGAGAGAATAAGAAAGGGGAAGTACAAGCTTGGAGATGCTATAAGGGAGATACCTAACGTTTGCTACATTAGCATTGAGAAACTGCCCGTGGAGTGGAGGGAGAGCTTCTTCAATGTTAACAGGAAAGAGGATCTACACATAATTACCTAA
- a CDS encoding DUF4855 domain-containing protein, with the protein MILVLGIGLWWIRWNDTLGGYESRMTLGGRSPGTYYDEVQLFKERGFDRVVFLGEEGRGINYTGNGFADARYLALWIRTHITSIDYYITIPFSYGSGELRDNPANGFENSYWRSWIDGVLGVDDDNRLGFYWSYESCLQGTINDPAIEKLKINDKEQYKEDYIQFIQEMSDYIHSHGLELIWIPATGNRGISFLNDYNFDGIPSIGGYFDYVFVQPNYYQNSILTEKSGRTDYTYEKLVEKVRWVYTTLRDHIKKQNLNTIVSIEMEVYRSILYDYISQTHIEENFRESLIERCGSGFTRECLIQYTYDAKEIAFHYLKSQKDVLGEKYKDLAYYFSVDFKVIDEMEGFSRRLGEEYV; encoded by the coding sequence GTGATTCTTGTGTTGGGGATTGGCTTGTGGTGGATAAGGTGGAATGATACTCTGGGTGGTTATGAGTCTAGGATGACTCTTGGTGGGAGGAGTCCAGGAACGTATTATGATGAGGTCCAGTTGTTTAAGGAGAGGGGTTTTGATAGGGTAGTCTTCCTAGGTGAGGAGGGGAGGGGAATCAACTACACTGGGAATGGGTTTGCGGATGCTCGTTACCTAGCACTGTGGATTAGGACTCACATCACCTCAATAGATTATTACATCACAATACCATTCTCCTATGGTAGTGGTGAGCTTAGGGATAACCCTGCCAATGGGTTCGAAAACTCTTACTGGAGGAGTTGGATTGACGGAGTCCTCGGGGTTGATGATGACAACAGACTCGGCTTCTACTGGAGCTACGAAAGCTGCCTACAAGGAACAATCAATGACCCAGCTATTGAGAAGTTAAAAATTAATGATAAGGAACAGTATAAAGAAGACTACATCCAATTTATTCAAGAAATGAGCGACTACATTCACAGCCATGGGCTCGAATTAATTTGGATCCCAGCAACTGGAAATAGGGGTATTTCATTTCTAAATGATTATAACTTTGATGGAATTCCTAGCATTGGAGGCTACTTTGATTATGTTTTCGTTCAGCCGAATTATTATCAGAATTCTATTTTAACTGAAAAATCAGGTAGGACGGACTATACATATGAGAAACTTGTTGAAAAGGTTAGATGGGTTTATACTACTTTAAGAGATCACATTAAAAAACAGAACTTGAACACTATAGTTTCGATAGAAATGGAAGTATATCGGAGCATTCTCTACGACTACATTTCTCAGACACATATAGAAGAGAACTTTAGGGAATCCCTAATAGAGAGATGTGGTTCTGGGTTTACTCGTGAGTGCTTAATTCAATATACATACGATGCGAAAGAAATAGCGTTCCATTATTTAAAATCTCAAAAGGATGTACTTGGTGAAAAATATAAAGACTTGGCTTATTATTTTAGTGTAGACTTTAAGGTCATTGACGAAATGGAAGGTTTCTCAAGAAGACTAGGGGAGGAATATGTGTAA
- a CDS encoding P-loop NTPase, giving the protein MQIAVSGGKGGTGKSTVAINLAVELAKKFKLVLADLDVEAPNDHLLLGVELQNEREVHQFMPKFNYSKCIKCRKCAEACEEHAIVTLRDGTPFLMPTLCSGCRACEIVCPVPGAIEEGSRLIGHTYETLTPYGFTLVTGKLREGEERSMPLVVAAKRRAKELKWDLLIVDTAAGTGNTVSKAIEGSQLLIAVTEPTPLGIHDTELILKLGELMRIETWIVINRSDLGDVKEVYRRAKKYNAEVIAEIPYSENIVKTYVAGKPIVTTDYPEAGIFREIAEKVYEFLR; this is encoded by the coding sequence ATGCAGATAGCGGTGAGCGGCGGAAAAGGAGGGACGGGAAAATCTACAGTTGCAATAAACCTTGCCGTTGAGCTTGCAAAGAAGTTCAAGCTTGTACTAGCCGATCTCGATGTTGAAGCACCAAACGATCACTTACTCTTGGGAGTTGAGCTTCAGAACGAGAGGGAGGTTCATCAGTTCATGCCAAAGTTTAACTATTCCAAGTGCATAAAGTGCAGGAAGTGTGCTGAAGCTTGTGAGGAGCACGCGATAGTCACCCTTAGAGATGGAACTCCGTTCTTAATGCCCACGTTATGTTCAGGTTGCAGGGCCTGTGAGATAGTATGCCCGGTTCCAGGAGCTATCGAGGAAGGTTCCAGGTTAATAGGACACACTTATGAAACCTTGACTCCATATGGCTTTACTCTCGTCACGGGAAAATTAAGAGAGGGAGAGGAAAGATCAATGCCCCTAGTAGTGGCCGCGAAGAGGAGGGCTAAGGAACTTAAGTGGGATCTCCTAATTGTTGATACTGCTGCTGGTACCGGAAATACCGTTTCGAAGGCCATTGAAGGTTCTCAACTTTTGATAGCTGTTACCGAACCGACTCCCCTGGGAATTCATGACACTGAGCTAATCCTTAAGCTTGGAGAGCTTATGAGGATAGAAACTTGGATTGTGATAAACAGGTCAGACTTGGGGGATGTAAAAGAAGTTTATAGGAGAGCGAAGAAGTACAATGCTGAGGTTATAGCGGAAATTCCTTACAGCGAAAACATAGTGAAAACTTACGTGGCTGGAAAGCCGATAGTAACTACTGATTACCCAGAGGCCGGAATATTTAGGGAGATCGCTGAGAAGGTTTATGAATTCCTGAGGTGA
- a CDS encoding P-loop NTPase, giving the protein MQVVIASGKGGVGKSSITASLLYLLKDEYKLIAVDADAEAPNLGLLLGVTEWEIEREHIGAKIARINPESCIRCGLCQMRCPYECIYVDEEGNYVVNELTCEGCNVCGLVCPVPGTITLEEVRSGIIRKATTKYGFPIISAQLDVGKPESGKLVTEEKEWASKIMKEEGLEHMIVDSAAGIGCQVIASVGGADVAILIAEPTPASLSDVQRVYKVVQHFREPAYLIINKADINPGFTKLREWAESEGIPILGEVPYDSSIPRSMSMLKPFVEAFPDSKASEAIRGIAERIKEEILKG; this is encoded by the coding sequence ATGCAAGTGGTTATAGCGAGCGGTAAAGGAGGCGTTGGGAAGAGTTCAATAACGGCTTCCCTTCTGTATCTGTTGAAGGATGAGTACAAGTTAATAGCTGTAGATGCAGATGCCGAAGCTCCAAATCTAGGTCTCCTACTTGGAGTAACCGAATGGGAAATTGAGAGAGAACATATTGGAGCTAAAATAGCTAGGATAAACCCAGAGAGTTGTATAAGGTGTGGCCTTTGCCAAATGAGGTGCCCCTACGAATGCATATACGTTGATGAGGAAGGAAACTACGTTGTTAATGAGCTCACCTGTGAAGGATGCAACGTTTGTGGGCTGGTCTGTCCAGTTCCTGGGACGATAACTCTTGAGGAAGTTCGCTCTGGAATAATAAGGAAAGCTACAACAAAGTATGGCTTTCCAATAATCTCCGCTCAGCTTGACGTTGGAAAGCCTGAGAGTGGAAAGCTCGTCACTGAGGAGAAGGAATGGGCCAGTAAAATCATGAAGGAAGAGGGGTTAGAGCATATGATCGTTGATTCAGCAGCAGGAATAGGGTGTCAGGTCATAGCGAGCGTTGGGGGTGCGGATGTTGCAATACTCATAGCTGAGCCAACTCCAGCTTCCCTAAGCGACGTTCAGAGAGTTTACAAGGTTGTCCAACACTTTAGGGAACCTGCTTACTTAATAATAAACAAAGCCGACATAAATCCGGGATTCACTAAGCTAAGGGAATGGGCCGAGAGCGAGGGGATTCCGATACTGGGTGAGGTTCCATATGACTCATCCATTCCCAGGAGCATGTCTATGCTTAAGCCATTCGTAGAGGCATTTCCCGACTCAAAGGCTTCGGAAGCAATTAGAGGGATAGCTGAGAGAATAAAAGAGGAGATACTCAAAGGTTGA
- a CDS encoding ATP-binding protein has protein sequence MFIDRKKELGLLEERLKSGKAQFIVIYGRRRVGKTALILEFLRRHGGLYLLARETSEIENLERFSLRLAEYFNDSFLKKNPLRSLDAFFEYLSTKAEKPFIIAIDEFPYLVKGNKALPSILQEYWEMKLSKKKIFLIVSGSSVSMTERLLGYKSPLYGRRTAQLKLKPLDFFNAREFLPKYSLEDFVRVYGILGGTPAYLLEFSDEKSLEENLKSYFRVDSLLYGDALFILREELDEPRNYFAIMEAIARGNTTLGEIVNETGLERATVGKYLSVLIDLDLVRREVPITASRKSRKGRYYIADNYFAFWFRYVYPNADLIESGNGELLVDTVMDDIDHYTGEVFEGVAKEFLLRLNKSERLPFRFSRVGRWWYKNEEIDLVALNEREKKVLFIEVKWKDLSKREARGILKDLKRKAKLVGLDEWGKHYGLVAKSVRGKDEIKEEGWLAWDLEDIHRMAF, from the coding sequence TTGTTCATAGACAGAAAAAAAGAACTTGGTCTTCTTGAGGAGAGGCTGAAGAGTGGAAAAGCCCAGTTCATTGTGATCTATGGTAGGAGAAGAGTGGGAAAAACTGCTCTTATACTTGAGTTCTTAAGGAGGCATGGAGGCCTTTATCTGCTTGCGAGGGAGACAAGCGAAATAGAGAACCTTGAGCGCTTCTCCCTTCGCCTTGCAGAATACTTTAATGATTCATTCCTCAAAAAGAATCCACTGAGAAGTTTGGATGCGTTCTTTGAATACCTCTCGACTAAAGCTGAAAAGCCTTTCATCATAGCTATAGACGAGTTTCCCTATCTAGTGAAGGGAAACAAGGCCCTACCCTCAATTCTCCAGGAGTACTGGGAGATGAAGCTCTCAAAGAAAAAAATATTCCTCATAGTCTCTGGCTCAAGTGTATCAATGACGGAGAGACTCTTAGGTTATAAAAGTCCGCTCTACGGTAGGAGGACAGCTCAGCTCAAGCTTAAACCCCTTGATTTCTTCAACGCACGTGAATTTCTTCCAAAATATTCGCTTGAAGATTTTGTAAGGGTTTATGGGATTTTAGGAGGCACGCCGGCATACCTTCTTGAGTTCAGCGATGAAAAGAGTCTCGAGGAGAACCTTAAGAGTTACTTCCGAGTTGACTCCTTACTCTATGGCGATGCACTCTTTATCCTTCGGGAGGAGCTTGATGAACCCAGGAATTACTTCGCCATAATGGAAGCGATAGCCAGGGGTAATACCACTCTGGGCGAGATAGTGAACGAGACCGGCCTTGAGAGGGCCACCGTTGGGAAGTACCTTAGCGTACTCATAGATCTCGACCTCGTTAGGAGAGAAGTGCCGATAACTGCAAGTAGGAAGAGCAGAAAGGGAAGATACTATATAGCGGATAACTACTTTGCCTTCTGGTTCCGCTACGTTTACCCAAATGCCGACCTGATCGAAAGCGGAAACGGAGAGCTTCTAGTTGATACTGTAATGGATGACATAGACCATTACACTGGAGAAGTCTTTGAAGGTGTGGCTAAAGAATTCCTTTTGAGGTTGAACAAGAGTGAAAGGCTTCCATTTAGGTTCAGTAGGGTTGGGAGGTGGTGGTATAAGAACGAGGAGATTGATTTGGTGGCTTTGAATGAGCGCGAGAAGAAAGTCCTCTTTATAGAGGTGAAGTGGAAGGATTTGAGCAAGAGGGAAGCAAGAGGAATTTTGAAGGACTTGAAGAGAAAGGCTAAACTCGTTGGGTTGGATGAGTGGGGAAAGCATTATGGGCTTGTAGCTAAAAGCGTCAGAGGAAAAGATGAGATTAAAGAAGAAGGATGGCTCGCTTGGGATCTAGAAGACATCCATAGGATGGCCTTCTAA
- a CDS encoding dipeptidase — protein sequence MEGAEPLGNDIEMLRIFYKLGLRVLTFTHSRRNYVGDGAFLKPQKSGTPGGLTPFGVEVVEQAEKLGIIIDVSHLNDPGFWDVIEFSKGPIIAPHSNCRALVKSSKEPHR from the coding sequence ATGGAGGGAGCGGAACCGCTAGGAAATGATATAGAGATGCTAAGGATATTCTACAAGCTTGGACTTAGAGTTTTAACTTTTACCCACAGCAGGAGAAACTACGTAGGTGATGGAGCATTTTTAAAGCCCCAAAAGTCTGGAACTCCTGGAGGACTAACTCCATTCGGTGTTGAGGTTGTTGAGCAGGCCGAAAAGCTTGGAATAATAATAGACGTTTCCCACCTAAACGATCCCGGATTCTGGGATGTTATTGAGTTCTCAAAAGGCCCAATAATAGCCCCCCACTCCAACTGTAGGGCCCTTGTAAAATCATCCAAGGAACCTCACCGATGA